Proteins from a single region of Chromobacterium sp. ATCC 53434:
- the flgJ gene encoding flagellar assembly peptidoglycan hydrolase FlgJ, with translation MFTQRSEGWSTAGPAQSADAVALPLALPSGGGGFSEQFAGVRAEVERFIAGGEPASAQALSPEAWSVRQQLGAGGADFSGAPQDRQAFVDEMLPHAQAAAARLGVTPDLVLAHAALESGWGRKPLTRADGSNGHNLFGIKADARWRGEAAAALTTEFVGGHRQSRVESFRAYPDYRAAFDDYADLLASNPRYRAALGVGSDARAFAGALARGGYATDPAYADKLAGLAEQFRKRGR, from the coding sequence ATGTTTACGCAGCGCAGTGAGGGCTGGTCGACGGCCGGTCCCGCCCAGTCGGCCGACGCGGTGGCCTTGCCATTGGCGCTGCCGTCCGGCGGCGGCGGTTTTTCCGAGCAGTTCGCCGGCGTGCGCGCCGAAGTGGAGCGCTTCATCGCCGGCGGCGAGCCGGCTTCGGCGCAGGCTTTGTCGCCGGAGGCCTGGAGCGTCCGTCAGCAACTGGGCGCCGGCGGCGCCGATTTTTCCGGCGCGCCGCAAGACAGGCAGGCCTTTGTCGACGAAATGTTGCCGCATGCGCAGGCGGCGGCGGCGCGATTGGGCGTGACGCCGGACCTGGTGCTGGCGCACGCGGCGCTGGAGTCCGGCTGGGGGCGCAAGCCGCTGACGCGCGCCGATGGCAGCAACGGCCACAATCTGTTCGGCATCAAGGCCGACGCGCGCTGGCGCGGCGAGGCGGCGGCGGCGTTGACGACGGAATTCGTCGGCGGCCACAGGCAGAGCAGGGTGGAGTCGTTTCGCGCCTATCCGGATTATCGCGCGGCCTTCGACGATTACGCCGACCTGCTGGCGTCGAATCCGCGCTACCGCGCGGCGCTGGGCGTCGGTTCGGATGCCAGGGCCTTCGCCGGCGCCCTGGCGCGCGGCGGCTATGCGACCGACCCCGCTTATGCCGACAAGCTGGCCGGCCTGGCGGAGCAGTTTCGCAAGCGCGGCCGTTAA
- a CDS encoding flagellar motor protein MotB, which produces MAPIKNKDGHDGAVIKRVSRRHDEEGHGGAWKVAFADFVLALMCLFLVLWVLAARDQENLQQLLTTSGGSPLLQGNGRQIDHMGNPPGTLIPRDPIPGQSGSQVASKSAVRDSDKRASEQPELPRRSYDSEADLRKLATQLATMSKQAGLSSNLQTVITPYGLRVTLHDTDQQGMFERGSAIVETRFRGLLQQMGAMLGEIDNRLLLVGHTDAAQYHRAGSFNAMSNWSLSSNRAMAARMHLMQGGLAGDAVLQVVGMADRAPLDAGHPLAAMNRRIELLVLTSGQAQAVVAMYGSAADGKTGMAGVASALPNANDLQKLRENTIGIR; this is translated from the coding sequence ATGGCGCCGATCAAGAACAAGGACGGCCACGACGGCGCGGTGATCAAGCGGGTGTCGCGCCGCCACGACGAGGAAGGGCACGGCGGCGCCTGGAAAGTGGCGTTCGCCGATTTCGTGCTAGCGCTGATGTGCTTGTTCCTGGTGCTGTGGGTGCTGGCGGCGCGCGACCAGGAGAATCTGCAGCAGTTGCTGACCACCTCGGGCGGCAGTCCGCTGCTGCAGGGCAACGGCCGGCAGATCGATCATATGGGCAATCCGCCCGGCACGCTGATCCCGCGCGATCCGATTCCCGGCCAGAGCGGCAGCCAGGTGGCCAGCAAGTCGGCGGTGCGCGACAGCGACAAGCGCGCCAGCGAGCAGCCGGAACTGCCGCGCCGCAGCTACGACAGCGAGGCCGATTTGCGCAAGCTGGCGACCCAGCTGGCCACGATGAGCAAGCAGGCCGGCCTGTCCAGCAATCTGCAGACGGTGATCACGCCGTACGGCCTGCGCGTCACGCTGCACGACACCGATCAGCAGGGCATGTTCGAGCGCGGCAGCGCCATCGTCGAGACGCGTTTCCGCGGCCTGCTGCAGCAGATGGGCGCGATGCTGGGCGAGATCGACAACCGCCTGCTGCTGGTCGGCCACACCGATGCCGCGCAATACCACCGGGCGGGCAGTTTCAACGCGATGTCCAACTGGTCCTTGTCCAGCAATCGGGCGATGGCGGCGCGCATGCATCTGATGCAGGGCGGCCTGGCCGGCGACGCGGTGCTGCAGGTGGTGGGCATGGCGGACCGGGCGCCGCTGGATGCCGGCCATCCGCTGGCGGCGATGAATCGGCGCATCGAGTTGCTGGTCCTCACCTCGGGCCAGGCTCAGGCGGTGGTGGCGATGTATGGCTCGGCGGCCGATGGCAAAACCGGGATGGCCGGTGTTGCGTCGGCGCTACCAAATGCGAATGACTTGCAAAAACTTAGGGAAAATACCATCGGTATTCGTTGA
- a CDS encoding Crp/Fnr family transcriptional regulator, translating to MADDTLERALECCETVRLAKGEALYVEGGDSDAVYLLLAGCMQVFVADPGGKKYVLQMAMPGAMLGMESFVDAGERSSGAVADEESALLAFSRAALRELFDSEDGLPGCDKVRGSIMCYLVSLVRHMTTLARNLALLDVYGRVRILINQMLIEQDGVLILRKQLTQQEIADQIGSSREMVARILKELIYGHYIKMENRRIVVLKMLPENF from the coding sequence TTGGCAGATGACACCCTGGAGCGGGCGCTGGAATGTTGCGAGACCGTGCGCCTGGCGAAGGGGGAGGCCTTGTACGTCGAGGGGGGAGATTCGGACGCGGTTTATTTGCTGCTGGCCGGTTGCATGCAGGTCTTCGTCGCCGATCCGGGCGGCAAGAAATACGTTTTGCAGATGGCGATGCCGGGCGCGATGCTGGGCATGGAGTCCTTCGTCGACGCCGGCGAGCGCAGCAGCGGCGCGGTGGCCGACGAGGAGAGCGCGCTGCTGGCGTTCTCCCGCGCGGCGCTGCGGGAATTGTTCGACAGCGAGGACGGCCTGCCCGGCTGCGACAAGGTGCGAGGCAGCATCATGTGCTATCTGGTCTCGCTGGTGCGCCACATGACGACGCTGGCGCGCAATCTGGCGCTGCTGGACGTCTACGGCAGGGTCCGCATCCTGATCAACCAGATGCTGATCGAGCAGGACGGCGTGCTGATCCTGCGCAAGCAGTTGACTCAGCAGGAGATCGCCGATCAGATCGGCTCCTCGCGCGAGATGGTCGCGCGGATTCTGAAGGAGTTGATCTATGGCCATTACATCAAGATGGAAAACCGCCGCATCGTCGTGCTGAAGATGCTGCCGGAAAATTTCTGA
- a CDS encoding flagellar protein FlgN, with product MEAGQAYRRLFATIGADLADYPRLLEWLESQFRAALEHDAAALERCAGEIAALCDRLEGSRRERLAVVDALLPLAAERSMAEVLKALPTALREQGDAHWRRLRALIADCRERNLRNGRLLQERRQLLQRVLEGESDVYAAQ from the coding sequence ATGGAGGCTGGACAGGCTTACCGCCGCTTGTTCGCCACGATAGGCGCCGACCTGGCCGACTACCCGCGGCTGCTCGAATGGCTGGAGAGCCAGTTTCGCGCGGCGCTGGAGCATGACGCCGCGGCGCTGGAGCGCTGCGCCGGCGAGATCGCCGCGCTGTGCGACAGGTTGGAGGGCAGTCGCCGCGAGCGCCTGGCGGTGGTGGACGCCTTGCTGCCTCTGGCTGCCGAGCGTTCGATGGCAGAGGTGTTGAAGGCCTTGCCGACGGCCCTGCGCGAGCAGGGCGACGCGCATTGGCGGCGACTGCGCGCGCTGATCGCCGATTGCCGCGAGCGCAATCTGCGCAACGGCCGGCTGTTGCAAGAGCGCAGGCAGCTGCTGCAGCGCGTGCTGGAGGGCGAGAGCGATGTTTACGCAGCGCAGTGA
- the flgM gene encoding flagellar biosynthesis anti-sigma factor FlgM, whose translation MQISPIFSRGSEPTSSGKTESAAAAPIARVAAEPAAPAPAVALQAMPKIDQARVDEVRAALARGEVRFDPRRLAELVEQYHGGR comes from the coding sequence ATGCAGATATCTCCCATTTTTTCCCGCGGCAGCGAGCCGACGTCCTCCGGCAAGACCGAGTCCGCCGCGGCTGCGCCTATCGCGAGAGTCGCCGCCGAGCCGGCCGCGCCGGCGCCGGCCGTCGCCTTGCAGGCGATGCCGAAAATCGATCAGGCCAGGGTGGACGAAGTGCGCGCCGCGCTGGCGCGCGGCGAAGTGCGTTTCGACCCGCGCCGGCTGGCCGAGCTGGTCGAGCAGTACCACGGCGGGCGCTGA
- a CDS encoding amino acid ABC transporter substrate-binding protein — MKKWNAALLLGLSLAAAAAQADDLADIRKAGVLKIGTEGTYAPFTYHNASGELTGFDVEIGQAIAKRLGVKPQFVEGKWDGLIAGLDVKRYDVVINEVAVTDARRQKYDFSTPYIVSKAVLIVRDDNRDIKRFEDLKGRKSANTLTSNFGKLAQRYGAEIVPTQGFNESVALLESGRVETTINDSLSFLDFKKKQPGSKLKVAATEASGEASAVLLRKGSPELKAAIDKALAAIKADGSYQKISYKYFGADVSR; from the coding sequence ATGAAAAAATGGAATGCCGCGCTGCTGTTGGGACTGTCGCTGGCCGCCGCGGCGGCCCAGGCCGACGATCTGGCCGATATCCGCAAGGCCGGCGTGCTGAAGATCGGCACCGAGGGCACTTATGCGCCGTTCACCTACCATAACGCCTCCGGCGAGCTGACTGGCTTCGACGTCGAGATCGGCCAGGCCATCGCCAAGCGGCTGGGCGTCAAGCCGCAATTCGTCGAAGGCAAGTGGGACGGGCTGATCGCCGGTCTGGACGTCAAGCGCTACGACGTGGTGATCAACGAGGTGGCCGTCACCGACGCCCGCAGGCAGAAGTATGATTTCTCGACGCCCTACATCGTGTCCAAGGCGGTGCTGATCGTCCGCGACGACAACCGCGACATCAAGCGTTTCGAAGACTTGAAGGGCCGCAAGTCGGCCAATACCCTGACCAGCAACTTCGGCAAGCTGGCGCAGCGCTACGGCGCCGAGATCGTGCCGACCCAGGGTTTCAACGAATCGGTCGCGCTGCTGGAGTCCGGCCGGGTGGAAACCACGATCAACGACAGCCTGTCCTTCCTCGACTTCAAGAAGAAGCAGCCGGGCAGCAAGCTGAAGGTGGCTGCCACCGAGGCCAGCGGCGAGGCGTCGGCGGTGCTGCTGCGCAAGGGCAGTCCGGAGTTGAAGGCGGCCATCGACAAGGCGCTGGCGGCGATCAAGGCCGACGGCAGCTACCAGAAGATCTCGTACAAGTATTTCGGCGCCGACGTGTCGCGTTGA